From Vanessa cardui chromosome 11, ilVanCard2.1, whole genome shotgun sequence, the proteins below share one genomic window:
- the LOC124533478 gene encoding putative zinc metalloproteinase C607.06c produces MVMDNRTNEENKNEQDSAIFVTNFQNGETVNYSLVLIKGLITTGACNNNEKIKCTVSNNGNECDSLWEVYNREFKVIIELKRGENVIHLKYFEQRKTLFLGYEPRRTNLKVTPVYIICQGHDGCFQSPSDIDNSIESACSRISIGAKLIQSITAEKLYESGYGRKTFQLEHEVNPRKPECIVFRSNLNVNKARKMRQGELWSQFGRELMLSDLGSNERKFLGFISCTRYKGTDIDKQMTHDEIVSLTEAYAALGGGGLALFGTACLYTWPTSVEEIVPKLVDASPVNSRRFMDDSGYRGTLGGCYATTLGSVLHELGHTFDLGHTKDGIMGRGFDNIDRVFLVGERKSTLLKDNMNNYNGKPVQHSTVSLQRNISVTMNVAEPLRVLGPRSKTTLGNFASMSKSDIVRRSPNVTPITRPSSVYSTITNRLSESKKNLNRTNGNDSTFWTRNCAVLLSYHRWFNNEYGRERQAITRYLKFDKNKMMIISTAGIRIVEVRDDSNGMVLDSYEFTNLLPEKRFLVPFTFSPKTKVLTIVVEDDLGNVLKQTFSY; encoded by the exons ATG GTAATGGACAACCGAAcaaatgaagaaaataaaaacgaacAAGACTCGGCTATATTTGTTACAAACTTTCAAAATGGAGAGACAGTAAACTATTCTCTCGTTTTAATTAAGGGGTTGATAACCACAGGAGcctgtaataataatgaaaaaatcaaATGTACCGTTTCCAATAACGGAAATGAGTGTGATTCGCTTTGGGAGGTTTACAATAgagaatttaaagtaattatcgAACTGAAACGTGGTGAAaatgttattcatttaaaatattttgaacaaagaaaaacattatttttaggaTATGAACCCAGGAGAACTAATCTTAAAGTAACGCCAGTGTATATAATCTGTCAAGGTCATGATGGATGTTTCCAAAGTCCTTCTGATATCGATAATTCTATAGAAAGCGCCTGCTCCCGTATATCGATAGGAGCTAAATTAATCCAGTCAATTACAGCTGAGAAACTTTACGAAAGCGGATATGGAAGAAAAACATTTCAACTTGAACATGAAGTTAATCCAAGAAAACCAGAATGCATCGTATTTAGAAGTAACCTAAATGTAAACAAAGCGAGGAAAATGAGACAGGGAGAACTGTGGTCACAATTTGGAAGAGAATTAATGCTTTCCGATTTAGGAAGTAATGAAAGAAAATTTCTTGGGTTCATCTCGTGCACTAGATATAAAGGTACAGACATCGATAAACAAATGACACACGACGAGATAGTTTCTTTGACTGAAGCATATGCAGCTTTAGGTGGTGGTGGGTTAGCATTGTTCGGCACCGCTTGTTTGTATACTTGGCCTACATCTGTGGAAGAAATAGTCCCAAAACTTGTAGACGCTTCTCCTGTTAATTCTCGTCGTTTCATGGATGATAGTGGCTACAGAGGAACTTTAGGTGGATGCTATGCTACGACCTTAGGTTCTGTATTGCATGAACTTGGACATACATTTGATCTTGGCCATACAAAAGATGGTATTATGGGTCGAGGTTTCGATAATATTGATCGCGTGTTTCTTGTTGGGGAGAGAAAATCAACTCTACTCAAAGATAATATGAATAACTATAATGGTAAACCAGTTCAACATTCTACAGTTTCTCTTCAACGTAATATCAGTGTAACGATGAACGTAGCTGAACCATTAAGAGTCTTAGGCCCGCGAAGTAAAACTACATTAGGTAATTTTGCTTCAATGTCAAAATCAGATATTGTAAGGCGAAGTCCAAACGTTACTCCAATAACAAGGCCATCAAGTGTTTACTCGactattacaaacagactttccgaatctaaaaaaaatcttaaccgGACCAATGGAAATGATTCAACATTTTGGACAAGAAATTGTGCAGTTCTTTTGTCTTACCACCGTTGGTTCAACAATGAATATGGAAGAGAGAGACAAGCTATAacgagatatttaaaatttgataaaaataaaatgatgataATATCCACGGCCGGAATACGCATAGTTGAAGTAAGGGATGATTCAAACGGTATGGTTTTAGATTCATATGAATTTACAAATCTATTACCCGAAAAGCGATTTTTAGTACCGTTCACCTTTTCACCAAAAACTAAAGTACTAACTATTGTGGTTGAAGATGACCTAGGAaatgtattaaaacaaacattctCCTATTGA